A stretch of Paenibacillus peoriae DNA encodes these proteins:
- the glmS gene encoding glutamine--fructose-6-phosphate transaminase (isomerizing), translated as MCGIVGYIGNQNTQEVLIDGLKKLEYRGYDSAGIAVFTDSGLQVAKAKGRLANLEAKLDGTPLVGHAGIGHTRWATHGKPSDENSHPHLDESQKFSVVHNGIIENYLELKEQLISEGHTFISETDTEVISHLVAREYKGDIVKAVQKAITFMRGAFALGVLTEHEPNKLVAVRQASPLVIGVGEGENFIGSDIPAILKYTRNVFILNDGEMAVLTSDAVELMTIEGQFISREMIHVEWDAVTAEKGGYEHFMLKEIHEQPKAYRDTMLGRIDKDTKKVVLPELKLTEEQIKNIRNIQIVACGTAYNAGLIGRTVIESLARIPVENDVASEYRYRSPIVTPETLVIVVSQSGETADTLAALREAQANGAHVLAITNVVGSSIARDADDVLVTLAGPEIAVASTKAYSSQLIAFYLFGLYLAQVRGTQTDEQVAHVLAAMESLPEQVEEMLGKADAIKSYAEQIASHKHLFFIGRGQDYAVVQEGSLKLKEISYIHSEAYAAGELKHGTLALIEEGIPVIALVTQESVLEKTVSNIKEVKARGADVLAITYEEHAVELLKSVDQVFAIPKTLPILSAAISVVSLQLLAYYASLALGHDVDKPRNLAKSVTVE; from the coding sequence ATGTGTGGCATTGTAGGATATATTGGTAATCAGAATACGCAAGAGGTATTGATTGACGGATTGAAGAAGCTGGAGTATCGCGGTTATGACTCTGCGGGTATTGCCGTGTTTACAGATTCAGGATTGCAAGTAGCCAAGGCTAAAGGTCGTCTGGCGAATCTAGAAGCTAAACTGGATGGTACGCCGTTGGTAGGCCATGCAGGTATCGGACATACACGTTGGGCAACGCACGGTAAGCCTTCTGATGAAAACTCCCATCCACATTTGGATGAGAGCCAAAAGTTCTCTGTAGTTCACAACGGAATCATTGAGAATTATCTGGAGCTGAAGGAGCAGCTGATCAGCGAAGGTCATACCTTTATTTCCGAAACGGACACCGAAGTTATTTCCCATCTGGTTGCGCGTGAATATAAAGGGGATATCGTTAAAGCAGTACAAAAAGCAATTACCTTTATGCGCGGTGCTTTTGCACTGGGTGTGCTGACAGAGCATGAGCCTAATAAGCTGGTTGCTGTTCGTCAAGCTAGCCCGCTGGTTATTGGTGTGGGAGAAGGCGAGAACTTTATCGGTTCCGACATTCCGGCTATTCTGAAATATACACGCAATGTATTTATTTTGAACGATGGCGAAATGGCTGTTTTGACCAGTGATGCTGTCGAATTAATGACAATCGAAGGCCAATTTATTTCTCGGGAAATGATTCATGTCGAATGGGATGCTGTAACAGCGGAAAAAGGCGGCTATGAGCATTTCATGCTGAAAGAAATTCACGAGCAGCCTAAGGCTTATCGTGACACAATGTTGGGCCGTATCGATAAAGATACTAAAAAAGTTGTTCTTCCTGAACTGAAGCTGACAGAAGAACAAATTAAAAATATCCGCAACATTCAAATTGTTGCGTGTGGTACAGCTTACAATGCAGGTTTGATTGGCCGTACGGTTATTGAAAGTCTGGCTCGTATACCGGTAGAGAATGATGTGGCTTCCGAATATCGTTATCGTTCACCTATCGTAACACCAGAGACATTGGTGATCGTGGTGAGCCAATCCGGTGAAACTGCTGACACGTTGGCAGCACTGCGTGAAGCACAAGCAAACGGCGCTCATGTACTGGCGATTACTAACGTAGTCGGTAGCTCCATCGCTCGTGATGCAGATGATGTGTTGGTTACACTGGCAGGACCGGAAATTGCCGTAGCCTCGACTAAAGCCTATTCTTCGCAGTTGATTGCGTTCTATCTGTTTGGTTTGTATCTCGCTCAAGTGCGTGGCACACAAACGGATGAGCAAGTAGCCCATGTGCTGGCTGCTATGGAATCTCTGCCAGAGCAAGTGGAAGAGATGCTGGGTAAAGCAGATGCGATCAAATCCTATGCTGAGCAAATTGCAAGCCACAAGCACCTGTTCTTTATTGGTCGCGGTCAGGACTATGCTGTAGTACAGGAAGGCTCCCTGAAGCTCAAGGAAATCTCCTACATTCATTCCGAGGCATATGCTGCTGGTGAGCTGAAGCATGGTACACTGGCATTGATCGAAGAGGGAATTCCAGTTATCGCTTTGGTAACACAGGAATCCGTGTTGGAGAAAACCGTGAGCAACATTAAGGAAGTCAAGGCTCGTGGTGCAGATGTTCTTGCGATTACGTACGAAGAGCACGCAGTTGAGTTGTTGAAGTCCGTGGATCAGGTATTTGCCATTCCGAAGACACTTCCAATTCTGTCTGCTGCAATTTCGGTTGTATCTCTCCAACTGTTGGCTTACTACGCTTCTCTTGCGCTGGGTCATGATGTTGATAAACCACGTAACCTGGCGAAAAGCGTTACCGTAGAATAA
- a CDS encoding SPL family radical SAM protein, protein MSETKGASTVGFTHSLNPYSGCAFGCSYCYVREMPIQKYKDIPWGEWIDIKLNAVENYSKEINSLRRRNKPINIFMSTATDPYQPMERKVEITRKILTEMIESPPDFLQIQTRSPLVVRDLDILLELQQRCELLVSMTIETDREDVKRLFAPLAPGINQRIKALRNVHAAGIATQASISPLLSFTPDFPKRLQGIVDRIYTDSLNIGDGLKGKRSEQLGMPLLFQRNGFSKWYQPDIHFKTNNYFNKYFDEKIIFLSSSREYPLKGKICTID, encoded by the coding sequence TTGAGCGAAACCAAAGGAGCATCTACTGTTGGATTTACTCACTCTTTGAATCCTTACAGTGGTTGTGCTTTTGGATGTAGTTATTGCTATGTTAGAGAAATGCCCATTCAAAAATATAAAGATATTCCTTGGGGAGAATGGATTGATATTAAACTTAACGCAGTTGAAAACTACAGTAAAGAAATTAATAGTCTTCGCCGAAGAAATAAACCTATCAATATATTCATGTCTACTGCTACAGATCCATACCAACCCATGGAGCGTAAGGTTGAGATCACAAGAAAAATATTAACGGAGATGATTGAATCTCCACCAGATTTCCTTCAAATCCAAACAAGAAGTCCTCTGGTGGTTAGAGACCTCGATATACTATTAGAATTGCAACAACGTTGTGAGTTATTAGTTTCTATGACTATTGAAACAGACCGAGAAGATGTAAAGCGACTTTTTGCACCTTTAGCTCCAGGGATCAACCAGCGCATAAAGGCTCTTAGAAATGTCCATGCAGCAGGAATTGCTACACAGGCATCCATTTCTCCTCTTTTATCCTTCACGCCAGATTTCCCCAAAAGATTACAGGGGATTGTTGATCGAATATATACTGATTCGCTGAACATTGGAGATGGTTTAAAGGGGAAGCGATCCGAGCAGTTGGGTATGCCTTTGTTGTTTCAGCGAAATGGGTTTTCTAAATGGTATCAGCCTGATATTCATTTTAAAACGAACAACTATTTTAATAAATATTTTGACGAAAAGATTATATTCTTATCTTCTAGTAGAGAGTATCCTCTAAAGGGGAAAATATGTACAATTGATTAA
- a CDS encoding CdaR family protein, whose amino-acid sequence MMDKWINNNTISKILALAVAILLWGMVHLDTGTPSSTLTVSYNNKVIDNVAIQASGLDDSKYVLSTMDTDHVKMEVRGQRSVLTSFFADNYQAKLNLNGLGAGTKTLSLEPDLPDGVELVSMTPNRVTVTIEEKQTKSFNVSIVPKGNPDAGLQLGKPVIAPQTVKVTLPKSQLSTVTAVLGAVNTDGISEKFEQKRVKLKAYNKKGQELTGAVIEPSTVSVEIPVTQQAKSVPVKIVYSGELPDGLVLSKVNANVKEAAVYASQDVLSSLSSYVTATLDLSQFTEAGTRTVQANLAAPSGSDKIEPGSIQIQVTVVPSNEVTDTERTLSGIPIVLQGAGDGATATVTAPAGKTMDVTVKGPQDLVNNLTNDDISLVADVSGLAAGQHEVTLKVGLPKYITQAGNAGQLKATINIESPSTPAVTNPNSENESNPSGSGEKGQERPQEGQGNQSGNSDAKTGDNAAAEDKTNPHNGADSSANGTPENSQP is encoded by the coding sequence ATGATGGACAAATGGATTAACAATAATACGATTTCCAAGATATTGGCGCTTGCGGTTGCTATCCTGCTGTGGGGAATGGTCCATCTAGATACAGGTACACCTTCATCTACGCTGACCGTTTCTTATAATAATAAAGTGATTGATAATGTAGCCATTCAGGCCAGTGGTCTGGATGATTCAAAATATGTATTGTCAACCATGGATACTGACCATGTTAAGATGGAGGTCAGAGGACAGCGTTCTGTGTTGACTTCCTTTTTTGCGGATAATTATCAAGCAAAGCTAAACTTAAACGGCCTAGGAGCAGGTACTAAAACATTGTCACTCGAACCGGACTTGCCGGATGGAGTGGAGTTGGTATCTATGACTCCTAACCGTGTTACAGTGACGATTGAGGAAAAACAAACGAAATCATTTAATGTATCTATAGTTCCTAAAGGAAACCCAGATGCGGGACTGCAGCTTGGTAAGCCTGTGATTGCTCCTCAGACCGTAAAGGTCACCTTGCCCAAAAGCCAGTTGAGTACCGTCACTGCCGTTCTGGGGGCTGTTAATACGGATGGCATCTCAGAAAAGTTTGAACAGAAGCGTGTAAAACTGAAGGCTTATAATAAAAAGGGACAGGAACTTACGGGAGCGGTCATTGAGCCGTCTACTGTGTCCGTTGAAATTCCGGTAACTCAGCAGGCGAAGTCTGTGCCTGTTAAGATTGTCTATTCCGGAGAGTTGCCAGACGGACTGGTGCTTTCTAAAGTGAATGCAAACGTGAAGGAAGCGGCGGTATATGCATCGCAGGATGTATTGAGCAGCCTCAGCTCTTACGTCACGGCTACATTGGATTTAAGCCAATTTACGGAAGCGGGGACTCGTACAGTTCAAGCTAATTTGGCAGCCCCCTCAGGTTCTGATAAAATCGAGCCAGGGTCCATACAAATTCAGGTGACTGTTGTTCCTTCCAATGAAGTCACAGATACGGAACGGACGCTGTCAGGCATCCCAATTGTTTTACAAGGTGCAGGAGATGGAGCGACTGCGACTGTTACAGCGCCCGCAGGCAAGACGATGGATGTTACTGTGAAGGGCCCGCAGGATCTGGTAAACAATTTAACCAATGATGATATTAGTTTGGTGGCAGATGTAAGTGGCCTCGCGGCTGGTCAACACGAGGTTACTCTGAAAGTAGGCTTGCCTAAATATATTACGCAAGCCGGAAATGCTGGCCAACTAAAGGCAACGATCAACATTGAGAGCCCTTCTACGCCTGCTGTAACGAATCCGAATAGTGAGAATGAATCAAACCCCTCTGGTAGTGGCGAAAAGGGGCAGGAGAGGCCACAGGAGGGGCAAGGCAATCAAAGTGGAAACTCTGACGCTAAGACCGGGGACAACGCAGCTGCGGAGGATAAAACAAATCCTCATAACGGCGCAGATTCTTCTGCGAATGGAACCCCGGAGAACAGTCAGCCATAA
- the cdaA gene encoding diadenylate cyclase CdaA has translation MLDYFADLTWKESIKDIIDILIVTYIMYQLILLVRGTRAVQLLKGILFLVVIWAVSTWFDLYTLKWLMNQMFTFGVVAIFIIFQPELRRALEQLGRGKLFGRSSADDEEINKLIGEMIKALNYLSRRKIGALVVFERETGLNEYTESGIKTQAVVSSELLINIFIPNTPLHDGAVIIQNKQIASAACYLPLSENPFISKELGTRHRAAIGVSEVTDAVTVVVSEETGQISLAINGQVVRDIKEESLISKLYEELRPTPSLKEKRGSFWNRRGGRGNS, from the coding sequence ATGTTGGATTATTTTGCGGACCTGACTTGGAAAGAGTCCATTAAAGATATTATCGACATTTTGATCGTAACCTATATTATGTATCAGCTTATTTTACTTGTTCGCGGAACGCGTGCAGTTCAATTGTTGAAAGGGATTCTGTTTCTGGTTGTCATTTGGGCGGTTAGCACCTGGTTTGATTTGTATACGCTCAAGTGGTTGATGAATCAGATGTTCACCTTTGGTGTGGTGGCTATCTTTATTATTTTCCAGCCTGAGTTGCGTCGTGCACTGGAGCAATTGGGGCGTGGCAAATTATTTGGGCGTTCGTCTGCGGATGATGAAGAGATTAACAAGTTAATCGGAGAAATGATTAAGGCGCTGAATTATTTATCACGTAGGAAAATAGGAGCTTTGGTCGTATTTGAGCGCGAGACCGGGCTAAACGAATATACGGAGTCTGGTATCAAGACACAGGCTGTAGTCAGTTCTGAACTGCTAATTAACATCTTCATTCCTAATACACCTCTGCATGATGGTGCGGTGATTATTCAAAATAAACAGATTGCTTCTGCGGCCTGTTATTTGCCATTATCGGAAAATCCGTTCATTAGCAAAGAGCTGGGAACCCGTCACCGGGCTGCGATTGGGGTGAGTGAGGTAACGGATGCCGTAACTGTCGTGGTATCGGAGGAAACAGGACAAATTTCTTTGGCCATTAATGGACAGGTCGTGCGCGACATTAAGGAAGAATCCCTAATCTCCAAGCTGTATGAGGAGTTGCGGCCAACACCGTCTTTGAAGGAAAAACGCGGCTCATTCTGGAATCGGAGGGGAGGCCGTGGAAATTCATGA
- the sigW gene encoding RNA polymerase sigma factor SigW, with translation MDNMESRLVRLVQKGDQRAFAELVELYKDRIFHLSYRMLGNRHEAEDLVQETFLRVYRNLEKYDHGQKFSTWIYRIATNLCIDRLRRRKPTYSLDAEMNDQEGVDGYAMLASEELTPEGSTLLSETQALIHDAIDSLPDKYRTIMVLRYLQELSLQEISDVLNLPVTTIKTRVHRGRDFLRKKLEHKL, from the coding sequence GTGGATAATATGGAAAGCCGCTTGGTAAGGCTGGTACAGAAAGGCGATCAGCGAGCTTTTGCGGAGTTAGTCGAGTTATATAAAGATCGGATTTTTCATCTTTCCTACCGGATGCTAGGTAATCGCCATGAGGCGGAGGATCTGGTGCAGGAAACTTTTTTGCGTGTGTATCGTAATTTGGAAAAATACGATCATGGACAGAAATTCTCAACTTGGATTTATCGAATTGCTACAAATCTGTGCATTGATCGTCTGCGAAGGAGAAAACCTACATACTCACTTGATGCTGAAATGAATGATCAGGAAGGTGTCGATGGGTACGCCATGCTCGCCAGTGAAGAGCTTACCCCTGAGGGGAGCACGCTTCTGTCTGAAACACAGGCCTTGATTCATGACGCCATCGACAGCCTTCCGGATAAATACAGAACGATTATGGTTTTACGGTACTTGCAGGAGCTTTCCTTACAGGAAATCAGCGATGTGCTCAATCTCCCAGTCACCACTATTAAGACAAGAGTACACAGGGGACGGGATTTTCTGCGCAAAAAACTGGAGCACAAGCTATAG
- the glmM gene encoding phosphoglucosamine mutase gives MGKYFGTDGVRGVANQELTAELAYSIGRCGGYVLAGNVEKPTVVIGMDTRISGLMLESALVAGLLSIGANVVRLGIVSTPGVAYLTRQLKADAGVMISASHNPVEDNGIKFFGGDGFKLTDETELKIEELMDAKEDQLPRPIGGGLGTVVVDEHSRYDYLEFLKTTISHSFEGIKIVLDCANGAAYELAPKLFAELGAEVHTIGAEPNGLNINDHCGSTHPEKLKEEVRRLKADIGLAFDGDADRLIAIDENGEEVDGDYILCICGDAMNRAGKLKDSTIVSTVMSNIGFYKATEKLALKTAKTAVGDRYVMEEMRRGGFNLGGEQSGHVIFLDHNTTGDGMLTGIQLVDTLKASGKKMSELKSLMKQYPQVLVNVRVQDKRNYEGNPAIAEAIEQVEQQLGDNGRVLVRASGTESLIRVMAEGPDKDELEQFVGQIVDVVKKELV, from the coding sequence ATGGGGAAATATTTTGGTACAGATGGTGTACGAGGCGTTGCTAATCAGGAACTTACAGCCGAACTGGCATATAGCATTGGCCGCTGCGGCGGATATGTTTTAGCAGGTAATGTAGAGAAACCGACAGTTGTTATTGGTATGGATACACGGATATCCGGTCTGATGCTGGAATCGGCTCTTGTAGCCGGTTTGCTGTCCATTGGAGCTAATGTGGTTCGCCTAGGTATTGTTTCGACGCCTGGGGTGGCATATCTCACACGTCAATTGAAAGCTGACGCTGGTGTAATGATCTCAGCATCACACAATCCAGTTGAAGATAACGGCATTAAGTTTTTTGGCGGTGACGGTTTTAAATTGACAGACGAAACGGAATTGAAAATTGAAGAGCTCATGGATGCAAAAGAAGACCAACTGCCTCGTCCGATTGGCGGCGGATTGGGAACGGTTGTTGTAGACGAGCATTCCCGTTACGATTATCTGGAGTTCTTGAAAACAACAATTAGCCATTCTTTTGAAGGAATAAAAATTGTACTGGATTGTGCAAACGGAGCAGCTTATGAGCTGGCGCCGAAGCTTTTTGCAGAATTGGGAGCTGAGGTGCACACCATCGGTGCCGAGCCTAACGGTTTGAACATCAATGATCATTGCGGCTCGACTCATCCTGAAAAGCTGAAAGAGGAAGTGCGCCGCTTGAAAGCGGATATTGGTCTGGCCTTTGACGGCGATGCCGACCGTCTGATCGCAATTGATGAGAACGGGGAAGAGGTAGACGGCGACTATATTCTCTGCATTTGCGGAGATGCAATGAACCGCGCAGGAAAACTCAAGGACAGCACTATTGTATCGACAGTGATGAGTAATATCGGTTTTTATAAAGCTACTGAAAAGCTGGCACTCAAGACTGCAAAAACTGCGGTCGGGGACCGTTATGTGATGGAAGAAATGCGTCGGGGTGGATTTAATCTGGGCGGTGAGCAGTCTGGTCATGTTATTTTCCTGGATCACAATACGACAGGCGATGGCATGCTGACTGGGATTCAGCTGGTAGATACCTTGAAAGCTTCCGGCAAGAAAATGAGTGAGCTAAAGTCGCTCATGAAACAGTATCCGCAAGTGCTCGTAAATGTGCGTGTGCAGGACAAACGCAATTACGAGGGGAATCCTGCTATTGCAGAAGCAATTGAGCAGGTGGAACAACAATTGGGCGATAATGGGCGTGTACTGGTTCGTGCTTCAGGCACAGAATCGCTCATTCGTGTGATGGCCGAAGGCCCGGATAAAGATGAGCTGGAGCAATTTGTCGGTCAGATCGTAGATGTCGTGAAGAAAGAATTAGTTTAA
- a CDS encoding anti-sigma factor, with protein sequence MDCKQAVSFMHDYLDGDLSEQDKHELEQHLLDCAECRMRFKELERTDAMLYGTRYHQVPCVSDELTFRIMNALPPHKRQTAVPMLTWVKRHPAVTAAAFFLIVICSSMASFSSTDHQLVVKGSHLDQVVIQGDIVIVPEGKSIAGDLTVQNGEARVYGEVEGNVTVIDGSYYQASTAHIAGQVKSIDQTLDWIWYKVTDLFGGPSSP encoded by the coding sequence ATGGATTGCAAACAAGCCGTCTCTTTTATGCATGACTATCTAGATGGCGACCTGTCTGAGCAGGACAAACATGAGTTGGAACAGCACTTGTTAGACTGCGCGGAATGCCGCATGCGTTTTAAAGAGCTGGAGCGGACGGATGCGATGCTTTACGGTACACGCTATCATCAAGTGCCGTGTGTATCGGATGAGCTGACATTTCGCATTATGAATGCTTTGCCGCCGCATAAAAGACAGACTGCGGTGCCTATGCTGACCTGGGTGAAAAGGCATCCCGCTGTAACAGCCGCCGCCTTCTTCCTTATTGTTATATGCTCAAGCATGGCCAGCTTTTCTAGCACGGACCATCAATTGGTAGTCAAAGGAAGTCATCTGGATCAAGTTGTTATTCAGGGCGATATTGTGATTGTGCCTGAGGGGAAATCCATTGCCGGAGATTTAACAGTGCAAAATGGTGAAGCCCGTGTATACGGCGAAGTGGAAGGAAATGTCACTGTAATTGATGGTTCTTATTATCAAGCGTCCACCGCCCATATTGCAGGACAGGTTAAAAGTATTGATCAAACCTTGGATTGGATTTGGTACAAGGTTACTGATTTATTCGGGGGACCTTCTTCTCCATAA
- a CDS encoding MmcQ/YjbR family DNA-binding protein, whose protein sequence is MTIEEIMEHCLSYPSSYEDHPFGDGWTAMRHQGNKKIFALIYNHDEHLCVNLKCNPDHADFLRKAFEEVKPGYHMNKEHWNTVILDGDLPEDEIHDMVHHSFELTKPKSSKKHTS, encoded by the coding sequence ATGACAATAGAAGAAATTATGGAGCATTGCTTATCATACCCAAGTTCATATGAAGATCACCCTTTTGGTGACGGATGGACTGCGATGAGACATCAAGGGAACAAAAAAATTTTTGCCTTGATATACAATCATGATGAGCATCTTTGCGTCAACCTAAAATGCAACCCTGATCATGCTGATTTTTTGCGAAAAGCGTTTGAAGAGGTAAAGCCTGGTTATCACATGAACAAGGAACATTGGAATACAGTAATATTAGATGGTGATCTACCAGAAGATGAAATTCACGATATGGTGCATCATAGCTTCGAATTGACCAAGCCAAAAAGCTCCAAAAAACATACTAGCTAG
- a CDS encoding ATPase AAA, translated as MRHSPLIKRKTSALANPKGFNNQSIEIEDGLLSAIAEYCDGDARVALNTLEMAVLHGKKSDGAIVVNKNGLVQMLNRKSLLYDKNGEEHYNIISALHKSMRNSDVNAAIYWLSRMLESGEDPLFIARRLVRFASEDVGLADNRALEIAVAVFQACQFIGMPECDVHLTQAVIYLTLAPKSNAAYLAYRAAKKDALHSVNEPVPLQLRNAPTKLMKELNYGKGYKYAHDTQEKLTMMQTMPDSLIGREYYHPTIQGSEMKFKQRMEEISAWYASHKET; from the coding sequence GTGCGCCATTCGCCATTAATTAAACGAAAAACTTCAGCATTAGCGAACCCAAAAGGGTTTAATAATCAATCAATCGAGATCGAAGACGGCCTTTTATCAGCGATTGCTGAATATTGCGATGGAGATGCCAGAGTAGCTTTAAACACACTAGAAATGGCTGTATTACACGGAAAAAAATCAGATGGAGCCATTGTAGTGAATAAAAATGGTTTAGTACAAATGTTAAATCGCAAGTCATTATTATATGACAAAAATGGTGAGGAACATTATAACATCATATCTGCTTTGCATAAGTCGATGAGAAATAGTGATGTTAATGCTGCAATTTACTGGTTATCGCGCATGTTGGAGTCCGGAGAAGATCCATTATTTATTGCTCGAAGATTGGTCAGATTTGCAAGTGAAGACGTTGGTTTAGCAGATAACCGAGCTTTGGAGATAGCAGTAGCTGTTTTCCAGGCTTGTCAGTTCATTGGTATGCCAGAGTGCGATGTACATCTAACCCAAGCTGTCATTTATCTCACCTTGGCCCCGAAGTCCAACGCAGCTTATTTGGCCTATAGAGCTGCCAAAAAAGACGCCTTGCATTCCGTAAATGAACCTGTTCCCTTACAGTTACGAAATGCTCCGACTAAATTGATGAAAGAACTGAATTACGGGAAAGGTTATAAATATGCCCATGATACTCAAGAAAAATTAACAATGATGCAGACCATGCCAGATTCTCTCATTGGACGGGAATATTACCACCCCACTATACAAGGATCTGAAATGAAATTTAAACAACGGATGGAAGAAATTTCAGCATGGTATGCAAGCCACAAAGAAACCTAA